The proteins below are encoded in one region of Alistipes indistinctus YIT 12060:
- a CDS encoding ABC transporter substrate-binding protein yields the protein MPDYASGFEMYRYDSSTLLRIVNPWQGADSVSQWVFLSRDDEKPPKGFAGETIDVPVRRIVCMSSSYVAFLEALGADSTICAISGTGYIWSDKVRNRIAGGEIAEAGFDNSLNFEKLVALKPDVVFLYGLTGKNAVTDKLHELGLKTVYIGDYVENNPLGRAEWITVFGEFTGRRELARTLFDSISNEYNRAKALVSGVEKRPEVMLNAPWQDSWFVPGDRSYMVRLLEDAGGNYACRGVDSDQSRPISTETAFVAASQSDFWLSPGTATSLAELNAMNPRFGSIPPVRNGNVYNNNARTTPEGGSDFWESGSAYPDRTLKDLIHILHPELLPDRTLYYFRHLQ from the coding sequence ATGCCGGATTACGCGTCGGGATTCGAAATGTACCGCTACGACAGCAGCACGCTGTTACGAATCGTCAATCCGTGGCAGGGAGCTGACAGCGTTTCGCAATGGGTATTCCTCTCGCGCGACGATGAAAAACCCCCGAAAGGTTTCGCCGGAGAAACGATTGACGTTCCGGTACGGCGCATCGTCTGCATGTCGTCCTCGTATGTAGCGTTTCTCGAAGCGCTCGGTGCAGACAGCACGATTTGCGCGATTTCGGGCACCGGCTATATCTGGTCGGACAAAGTGCGCAACCGCATCGCCGGGGGTGAAATCGCCGAAGCGGGATTCGACAACAGCCTGAACTTTGAAAAGCTCGTCGCACTGAAACCCGACGTCGTTTTCCTGTACGGGCTCACCGGTAAAAATGCTGTAACCGACAAATTGCACGAACTCGGGCTCAAAACGGTTTATATCGGCGATTATGTCGAAAACAACCCGCTCGGACGCGCCGAATGGATCACCGTATTCGGAGAATTTACCGGACGACGCGAATTGGCCCGCACGCTCTTTGACAGCATCAGCAACGAATACAACCGTGCGAAAGCACTCGTCTCGGGCGTCGAAAAACGTCCCGAAGTGATGCTCAATGCACCGTGGCAGGACTCGTGGTTCGTACCGGGCGACCGCAGTTACATGGTGCGCCTGCTCGAGGATGCGGGAGGAAATTATGCCTGCCGGGGCGTGGATTCGGACCAAAGCCGTCCGATCAGCACCGAAACGGCTTTCGTCGCCGCTTCACAATCCGATTTCTGGCTTAGTCCGGGTACCGCGACCTCATTGGCGGAACTGAACGCGATGAATCCCCGTTTCGGATCGATTCCGCCCGTCCGCAACGGAAATGTCTACAACAACAACGCCCGCACGACACCCGAGGGCGGCAGCGATTTCTGGGAGTCGGGTTCGGCTTACCCGGACCGTACGCTCAAAGACCTGATCCATATCCTGCATCCGGAGCTGTTACCGGATCGTACCCTCTACTATTTCCGGCATTTGCAATAG
- a CDS encoding YqaA family protein yields MEWLLNLGYFGLFLGSFVAATVVPFSSDVQLVAMLAAGGNVWFCVAVATLGNWLGGLTSYWLGWLGKWEWIEKYMRVRHETLIKHKSKVDRYGAWLALLTWLPFIGDIFAIALGFYRVDFRKSALLMLIGKGARFMMWALLFLWGKAHIF; encoded by the coding sequence ATGGAATGGTTGCTTAATTTGGGCTATTTCGGCCTTTTCCTCGGCTCTTTCGTAGCCGCTACGGTCGTGCCGTTCAGTTCGGACGTACAACTGGTGGCTATGCTCGCGGCCGGGGGAAACGTTTGGTTCTGCGTCGCAGTCGCCACATTGGGCAACTGGCTCGGCGGACTGACCTCCTATTGGCTCGGATGGCTCGGCAAATGGGAGTGGATCGAAAAATACATGCGGGTCAGGCACGAAACGCTTATCAAGCACAAAAGCAAAGTAGACCGGTACGGGGCATGGCTCGCCCTGCTGACCTGGCTTCCCTTTATCGGCGATATCTTTGCCATCGCGCTCGGCTTTTACCGGGTCGATTTTCGCAAGTCGGCGCTGTTGATGTTGATCGGCAAAGGTGCCCGCTTCATGATGTGGGCACTGCTCTTCCTTTGGGGCAAAGCGCACATCTTTTGA
- a CDS encoding adenosylcobalamin-dependent ribonucleoside-diphosphate reductase has protein sequence MSNEKETNPAAGLKEYPYAEAVEGAKEYFGGDDLAATVWVSKYALKDSFGKIYEKSPEQMHWRIANEIARVEGKYPNPMDASEVYHLLKDFKYVIPQGGPMTGIGNNLQIASLSNCFVIGHKNPADSYGGIIRIDEEQVQLMKRRGGVGHDLSHIRPTGSPVLNSALTSTGIVPFMERYSNSTREVAQDGRRGALMLSLSIKHPDAENFIDAKVETGKVTGANVSIKMDDEFMRAAKEGKKYHQQFPIDSDQPMYEKDIDARSLWNKIIHNAWKSAEPGVLFWDTILRESVPDCYADLGFRTVSTNPCGEIPLCPYDSCRLMAINLYGYVDEPFTKNAKFNFDRFKKHIAQAMRMMDDIIDLELEKVNQILAKISKDPEDEDIRSVEVSLWEKIRTKAQQGRRTGLGITAEGDMLAALGLQYGSDEAIDFAVEVQKTLAVEAYRASVQLAKERGAFPIFDAGREKNNPMIGRIKEADPALYEEMVKSGRRNIAMLTIAPTGTTSLMSQTTSGIEPVFRPVYMRRRKVNPSDKDVKVTFVDEVGDSWEEYNVFHHKFLVWLEANGYDVAKVKNMPQEELDALVAKSPYHKATANDIDWVSKVKMQGAIQKWVDHSISVTVNLPNSVTEELVSQVYQTAWESGCKGVTVYRDGSRAGVLVEKKKDGKDNSGEYKPPLKRPVELTADIVRFKNGEENWIAFVGIYNDRPYEIFTGKLEEDAMFIPKKVTKGVILKVKDADGNKRYDFQYTDKYGYTNTIGGISRLFDEEFWNYAKLISGVLRNGMPILDVVTLIESLHLNTESINTWKNGVARALKQYIPDGTKAKEKCPNCGQETLVYQNNCPVCMSCGHSKCG, from the coding sequence ATGTCCAACGAAAAAGAAACGAATCCCGCCGCCGGGCTCAAAGAGTACCCTTATGCGGAAGCCGTCGAAGGCGCCAAGGAGTATTTTGGCGGAGATGACCTTGCCGCTACCGTGTGGGTGAGCAAGTATGCGCTGAAAGACTCGTTCGGAAAAATTTACGAAAAATCGCCCGAGCAGATGCACTGGCGAATTGCCAACGAGATCGCGCGGGTTGAGGGAAAATATCCCAACCCGATGGATGCTTCCGAGGTTTACCACCTGCTGAAAGATTTCAAGTATGTGATTCCGCAGGGCGGCCCGATGACCGGTATTGGCAATAATCTGCAGATCGCTTCGCTGTCGAACTGTTTTGTGATCGGCCACAAGAATCCGGCCGACTCGTACGGCGGTATCATCCGCATCGACGAAGAGCAGGTGCAGTTGATGAAGCGGCGCGGGGGCGTAGGACACGACCTTTCGCATATTCGGCCTACGGGCAGTCCTGTGCTCAACAGTGCCCTCACCTCGACCGGTATCGTGCCCTTTATGGAACGCTATTCGAATTCGACCCGCGAGGTGGCGCAGGATGGGCGGCGCGGCGCGCTGATGCTGTCGCTTTCGATCAAGCATCCCGATGCCGAGAACTTCATCGATGCGAAAGTCGAGACCGGAAAAGTGACCGGCGCGAACGTCTCGATCAAGATGGACGATGAGTTTATGCGTGCGGCCAAAGAGGGTAAAAAATACCACCAGCAGTTTCCGATCGACTCCGATCAGCCGATGTACGAAAAGGATATCGATGCCCGGTCTCTTTGGAACAAGATTATCCACAATGCATGGAAGTCGGCGGAGCCCGGCGTGCTGTTTTGGGATACGATCCTGCGCGAGTCGGTGCCCGACTGCTATGCCGACCTTGGGTTCCGGACCGTTTCTACGAACCCCTGCGGCGAGATTCCGCTTTGTCCTTACGACAGTTGCCGCCTGATGGCGATCAACCTGTACGGCTATGTGGACGAGCCGTTTACGAAAAATGCTAAGTTCAACTTCGACCGTTTCAAGAAACATATCGCACAGGCAATGCGGATGATGGACGACATCATTGACCTGGAGCTCGAAAAGGTGAACCAGATTTTGGCGAAGATTTCGAAAGACCCCGAAGACGAGGATATTCGCAGCGTCGAGGTGAGCTTGTGGGAGAAAATCCGCACGAAAGCACAACAGGGGCGACGTACAGGCCTCGGAATTACTGCCGAGGGCGATATGCTGGCTGCGCTGGGGTTGCAGTACGGTTCGGACGAGGCGATCGATTTTGCCGTCGAGGTGCAGAAAACCCTTGCCGTAGAGGCTTACCGGGCATCGGTACAGTTGGCCAAGGAGCGCGGTGCATTCCCGATTTTCGATGCCGGGCGCGAAAAAAACAACCCGATGATCGGGCGAATCAAAGAGGCCGACCCGGCACTGTATGAGGAAATGGTCAAAAGCGGGCGCCGCAATATCGCGATGCTGACCATCGCTCCGACCGGAACGACGAGCCTGATGTCGCAGACCACTTCGGGTATCGAACCGGTGTTCCGCCCCGTCTATATGCGCCGTCGCAAGGTAAACCCGAGCGACAAGGATGTGAAGGTTACTTTTGTCGACGAGGTGGGTGATTCCTGGGAAGAATACAACGTTTTCCACCATAAATTCTTGGTTTGGCTCGAAGCCAACGGTTATGACGTGGCGAAGGTGAAGAATATGCCGCAGGAGGAACTCGATGCATTGGTGGCCAAATCACCCTATCACAAAGCTACGGCCAACGATATCGACTGGGTGAGCAAGGTGAAGATGCAGGGCGCGATCCAGAAATGGGTCGACCACTCGATCTCGGTGACCGTAAACCTGCCCAACAGCGTGACCGAAGAGCTGGTGAGCCAGGTGTATCAGACCGCCTGGGAGTCCGGTTGCAAGGGTGTTACCGTATACCGGGACGGGTCGCGTGCCGGAGTGCTGGTCGAGAAGAAAAAAGACGGTAAGGATAACAGCGGGGAATACAAGCCGCCTTTGAAACGTCCGGTGGAACTGACCGCCGATATCGTGCGGTTCAAGAACGGCGAAGAGAACTGGATCGCCTTTGTGGGAATCTACAACGATCGTCCGTACGAGATTTTTACCGGTAAGCTCGAAGAGGACGCGATGTTCATTCCGAAAAAGGTGACCAAGGGAGTTATCCTGAAGGTTAAGGATGCCGACGGCAACAAGCGTTACGATTTCCAGTACACCGACAAGTATGGCTATACGAATACCATCGGCGGTATTTCCCGCCTGTTCGACGAGGAATTCTGGAACTATGCAAAGCTGATTTCGGGCGTGCTGCGCAACGGAATGCCGATTCTGGACGTGGTGACGCTGATCGAGTCGCTGCACCTGAACACCGAGAGTATCAATACTTGGAAAAACGGTGTGGCCCGTGCGCTCAAACAGTATATTCCCGACGGAACCAAAGCGAAGGAGAAGTGCCCGAACTGCGGCCAGGAGACGCTGGTTTACCAGAATAACTGTCCGGTCTGCATGAGCTGCGGCCATTCGAAGTGCGGTTGA
- a CDS encoding ABC transporter ATP-binding protein, translating into MSEAENDTIRLQGLALGYPGRTLFENVDLSFGRGELTALIGRNGTGKSTLLRTIMGLLRPLRGSILIGQKSVHELPQRMIAAQISFVSTDDVRMGHLKVYDVVGLGRAPYTNWIGRLTDADRAAVEESLRLVGMETFGDKGIDTLSDGERQRVMIARSLAQDTPMILLDEPTAFLDLPNKYEIGLLLRSLAHNHGKTILFSTHDLNITLDLCDRIVMIDRGKFLHGTPDEMIANGSIGHLFDGTSIRFDREKGAVSLTPEKKPAFGQHTVKY; encoded by the coding sequence ATGTCCGAAGCCGAAAACGATACTATCCGCCTGCAGGGACTTGCGTTGGGCTATCCGGGCCGTACGCTGTTCGAAAATGTCGACCTCTCTTTCGGCCGCGGCGAACTGACTGCACTGATCGGCCGCAACGGTACGGGCAAAAGCACGCTGCTGCGCACGATTATGGGACTGCTACGTCCTTTGCGGGGCAGTATCCTGATCGGGCAGAAATCGGTGCACGAGCTTCCGCAGCGAATGATTGCCGCACAGATCAGTTTTGTATCGACCGACGACGTGCGCATGGGGCACCTGAAAGTTTACGATGTCGTGGGTCTGGGCCGTGCGCCCTATACCAACTGGATCGGACGGCTGACAGACGCCGACCGCGCGGCAGTGGAAGAGTCCCTGCGGCTGGTGGGAATGGAAACGTTCGGCGACAAGGGTATCGACACCCTCAGCGACGGTGAGCGGCAGCGGGTCATGATCGCCCGTTCGCTGGCCCAGGATACGCCGATGATCCTGCTCGACGAACCGACGGCGTTTCTCGATCTGCCGAACAAATACGAGATCGGGCTCCTGCTTCGCTCGCTTGCGCACAATCACGGCAAAACGATCCTTTTTTCGACGCACGACCTGAACATCACACTCGACCTTTGCGACCGTATCGTAATGATCGACCGCGGCAAATTCCTGCACGGCACGCCGGACGAAATGATCGCCAACGGCAGTATCGGACATCTTTTCGACGGCACGTCGATCCGCTTCGACAGGGAAAAAGGTGCAGTCAGCCTCACACCGGAGAAAAAGCCGGCATTCGGCCAGCATACTGTAAAATATTGA
- a CDS encoding iron ABC transporter permease — protein MKIRPSVCFILLGLLLVLLFAADLLLGSVSLAAGEVVRVLTGHSSDPQATTLVTHFRLPKAVSAIVVGAALSASGLQMQTLFRNPLAGPYVLGISSGASLGVSLFLLGAPLLGISFASEALRNVGIVGSAWIGGALILLVIMAVSARLKDIMAILILGMMFGSAASAVVQILQYLSTDSALKSFVIWTMGSLGGVSLAQLGLMSGIVLAGLILSVYLIKPLNLLLLGENYARTMGLNVRITRLLLFVSTTLLAGTVTAFCGPIGFIGIAVPHVARMLTGNADHRILMPASILLGSVTMLLCDIIAQLPGREMVLPVNTVTALLGIPIVVLVIVRNRKIF, from the coding sequence ATGAAAATCCGCCCGTCCGTCTGCTTCATCCTGCTCGGCCTGTTGCTCGTGCTGCTTTTCGCAGCCGACCTGCTGCTCGGATCGGTCAGCCTGGCGGCCGGCGAGGTAGTACGCGTCCTCACGGGGCACTCCTCCGATCCGCAAGCAACGACGCTCGTCACCCATTTCCGACTACCCAAAGCCGTCTCAGCTATTGTAGTGGGAGCCGCACTGTCGGCCAGCGGCCTGCAAATGCAGACCCTCTTCCGCAATCCTTTGGCCGGTCCTTACGTACTGGGGATCAGTTCCGGCGCCAGCCTCGGTGTTTCGTTATTCCTGCTCGGGGCACCGCTGCTGGGGATTTCGTTCGCCTCAGAGGCCCTGCGCAACGTAGGGATCGTCGGATCGGCCTGGATAGGGGGAGCGTTGATCCTGCTCGTCATCATGGCCGTATCGGCACGCCTCAAGGACATCATGGCGATCCTGATCCTCGGCATGATGTTCGGCAGCGCCGCATCGGCCGTCGTTCAGATCCTGCAATATTTAAGTACCGATTCCGCTCTAAAATCGTTCGTGATCTGGACTATGGGAAGCCTCGGCGGCGTTTCGCTCGCACAACTGGGCCTGATGAGCGGCATCGTGCTGGCTGGACTCATACTCTCCGTCTACCTGATCAAACCGTTGAACCTGCTGTTGCTGGGAGAAAACTATGCCCGCACCATGGGACTGAACGTACGTATCACACGCCTGCTGCTGTTCGTCAGTACGACGTTGCTGGCCGGAACAGTCACCGCATTTTGCGGTCCGATCGGTTTTATCGGCATTGCCGTGCCCCATGTCGCACGGATGCTGACCGGAAACGCCGACCACCGCATCCTGATGCCCGCCTCGATCCTATTGGGCAGCGTCACGATGCTGCTGTGCGACATTATCGCGCAACTTCCCGGCCGCGAAATGGTCCTGCCGGTCAACACGGTCACCGCCCTTTTGGGTATCCCGATCGTCGTGCTGGTGATTGTCCGCAACCGTAAAATCTTCTAA
- a CDS encoding pyridoxal phosphate-dependent aminotransferase gives MPRLSDKGLSLPPSPIRKLVPYAEEAARHGVKVYHLNIGQPDIPTPQVAIDAVKNIHDKIFAYGHSAGLETYRRKLVGYYQSVGIELGYENLLITDGGSEAIFMAMSVCLSEGDEVLIPEPFYANYNGFAVEAGIKVKTIPASIDNDFALPPIEEFDRHITPRTKAILICNPNNPTGYLYSQQELEQLRDIVLKHDLFLICDEVYREFCYDGAKHFSAMNLAGLEQNVIMIDSVSKRYSMCGVRLGTLASRNEEVLDAVLRMGQARLCPPYLAQVAALAALDTPKSYFEEVHDEYMARRDCIVKALNEIEGVYCPTPRGAFYSIVRLPVDDSERFARWLLEEFRYNDRTVMLAPAAGFYGTPGLGRNEVRIAYVLKREDLLAAAECMKEALKVYPGRTIR, from the coding sequence ATGCCCCGCTTGTCCGACAAAGGTCTTTCCCTGCCACCGTCTCCGATCCGCAAACTGGTACCGTATGCCGAAGAGGCTGCGCGCCATGGGGTCAAAGTCTATCACTTGAATATCGGGCAACCCGACATTCCCACCCCTCAGGTGGCGATCGATGCGGTCAAAAATATCCACGATAAGATTTTTGCGTATGGCCATTCGGCCGGTCTGGAGACTTACCGGCGCAAGCTGGTCGGGTATTACCAGAGTGTGGGGATCGAACTGGGTTATGAAAACCTGCTGATTACCGACGGGGGATCCGAAGCCATCTTCATGGCGATGTCGGTCTGCCTCAGCGAAGGCGACGAAGTACTGATTCCCGAGCCCTTTTACGCCAATTACAACGGGTTCGCTGTCGAAGCGGGCATCAAGGTCAAAACGATTCCCGCGTCGATCGACAACGATTTCGCGCTGCCGCCGATCGAGGAGTTCGACCGTCACATTACCCCCCGTACCAAAGCGATCCTGATCTGCAATCCGAACAATCCTACCGGTTACCTATATTCACAGCAGGAATTGGAACAGCTCCGCGACATCGTCCTCAAACACGACCTGTTCCTGATTTGCGACGAAGTGTACCGCGAGTTCTGTTACGACGGGGCGAAACACTTTTCGGCGATGAACCTGGCGGGATTGGAGCAGAATGTGATTATGATCGATTCCGTGTCGAAGCGTTACAGCATGTGCGGTGTCCGGCTCGGCACGCTGGCCTCGCGGAACGAAGAGGTGCTCGATGCCGTGCTCCGGATGGGACAGGCGCGCCTTTGCCCGCCTTATCTGGCCCAGGTGGCTGCGCTGGCCGCTCTCGATACCCCGAAAAGCTATTTCGAGGAGGTGCACGATGAGTATATGGCCCGTCGTGACTGTATCGTAAAAGCCCTGAACGAGATCGAAGGGGTCTATTGCCCTACCCCCCGCGGAGCGTTCTACTCGATCGTCAGACTGCCGGTCGATGACAGCGAACGTTTCGCCCGCTGGCTGCTCGAGGAGTTCCGCTACAACGATCGGACGGTGATGCTGGCCCCGGCCGCCGGATTTTACGGAACACCGGGTCTGGGACGCAACGAAGTGCGGATTGCCTATGTTTTGAAGCGGGAGGATCTGCTGGCCGCCGCCGAATGCATGAAAGAGGCATTGAAGGTTTATCCGGGGCGGACGATCCGGTAA
- the clpB gene encoding ATP-dependent chaperone ClpB: MTINNLTIQAQEALQNAMSLATSHGQQAVEPLHILDAIVTEDDSVGVYLLQKLGVNINALRSVLKQELDRLPKVSGGDPYFSRESSEAIQKAGDFTREFNDKYASVEHLLLGILSEKGTAGRLLKDAGVKEKEMIAAIKELRKGSTIDSQTNEQTFDALGKYAINLNEQARKGKLDPVIGRDEEIRRVLQILSRRTKNNPILVGEPGVGKTAIAEGIAHRIIDGDVPDNLRSKQIFSLDMGALIAGAKYKGEFEERLKAVVKEVISSEGEILLFIDEIHTLVGAGKSDGAMDAANILKPALARGELRAIGATTLDEFQKYFETDKALERRFQKVMVDEPSVADAVSILRGLKERYESHHKVRIKDEAIIASVELSHRYITSRFLPDKAIDLVDEAAAKLRLEMNSVPEEIDELDRKVRQMEIEREAIRRENDKGRIEELTKEIDDLNGQRTALRAKWQSERDLLEKVQKNKQLIDDYKLEAAAAERSGDYGKVAEIRYGKIQEAENEIKTLQAEIEKNHAAGAMIKEEIDAEDIAEVVARWTGIPVSRMLQSEREKLLQMESVLHERVIGQDKAIEAIANAVRRSRAGLQDARRPIGSFIFLGTTGVGKTELAKALAEYLFNDDTMMTRIDMSEYQERHSVSRLIGAPPGYVGYDEGGQLTEAVRRKPYSVVLLDEIEKAHPDVFNILLQVLDDGRLTDNKGRTVDFRNTIIIMTSNIGSPIIVENFSKYHNETPPDDVIEKTRDEVFDLMKQTIRLEFLNRIDEIVMFTPLTKDDVRQIVVLQLAQINRMLGENGMRLETTDKAIDWLADKGYDPLFGARPIKRTLQKYLVNELSKEILQGTVTRDTVIHVDANKDGLVFKN; the protein is encoded by the coding sequence ATGACGATTAACAATTTAACCATTCAGGCGCAAGAGGCATTGCAGAATGCGATGTCCCTTGCCACGAGCCACGGCCAGCAAGCCGTAGAGCCATTGCACATCCTGGACGCCATCGTCACCGAAGACGACAGCGTAGGCGTGTACCTGCTGCAAAAACTGGGAGTAAACATCAATGCATTGCGCTCGGTGCTGAAACAGGAACTGGACCGTCTTCCCAAAGTATCGGGCGGCGACCCCTATTTTTCGCGTGAAAGCTCCGAAGCCATCCAGAAAGCAGGTGATTTTACACGGGAGTTCAACGACAAATACGCATCGGTCGAACACCTGTTGCTGGGTATTCTTTCCGAAAAAGGCACTGCCGGAAGGCTACTGAAAGATGCCGGCGTAAAGGAAAAGGAGATGATCGCAGCGATTAAGGAGTTGCGCAAAGGTTCTACGATCGATTCGCAGACTAACGAACAAACTTTCGACGCGCTGGGCAAATATGCGATCAACCTGAACGAACAGGCCCGCAAAGGCAAACTCGATCCGGTGATCGGCCGTGACGAAGAGATCCGCCGGGTTTTGCAAATTCTTTCGCGGCGGACCAAGAACAACCCGATTCTGGTAGGTGAGCCGGGCGTGGGTAAAACCGCGATCGCCGAAGGTATCGCACACCGGATCATCGACGGCGACGTGCCCGACAACCTGCGCAGCAAACAGATTTTCTCGCTAGACATGGGCGCGCTGATCGCAGGCGCCAAATACAAAGGCGAATTCGAGGAACGACTCAAAGCGGTCGTAAAAGAGGTGATCTCTTCCGAAGGCGAGATCCTGCTCTTCATCGATGAAATCCATACGCTGGTGGGCGCCGGTAAAAGCGACGGCGCAATGGACGCCGCCAACATCCTTAAACCGGCACTGGCAAGGGGTGAGCTGCGGGCTATCGGCGCCACGACACTGGACGAGTTCCAGAAATATTTCGAGACGGACAAAGCGCTCGAACGCCGTTTCCAAAAGGTGATGGTCGACGAACCGTCCGTTGCAGACGCCGTATCGATCCTCCGGGGTCTGAAAGAGCGTTACGAGAGCCATCACAAAGTACGGATCAAAGACGAGGCGATCATCGCTTCGGTCGAGTTGTCGCACCGCTACATCACGTCGCGGTTCCTGCCCGACAAAGCGATCGACCTGGTCGATGAAGCAGCCGCCAAGTTACGCCTCGAAATGAATTCGGTGCCCGAAGAGATCGACGAACTGGACCGCAAAGTGCGCCAGATGGAGATTGAACGCGAGGCAATCCGCCGCGAGAACGACAAAGGGCGGATCGAAGAGTTGACCAAGGAGATCGACGACCTGAACGGTCAGCGTACAGCCCTGCGCGCCAAATGGCAGAGCGAACGCGACCTGCTCGAAAAAGTACAGAAAAACAAGCAGTTGATCGACGATTACAAATTGGAAGCCGCAGCGGCCGAACGCAGCGGCGACTACGGGAAAGTGGCCGAAATCCGTTACGGAAAGATTCAGGAAGCCGAGAACGAGATCAAGACGTTGCAGGCGGAGATCGAAAAGAACCACGCCGCCGGAGCGATGATCAAGGAAGAGATCGATGCCGAAGACATCGCGGAGGTGGTAGCCCGCTGGACCGGCATCCCGGTGAGCCGGATGCTGCAAAGCGAACGCGAGAAACTGCTGCAGATGGAAAGCGTATTGCACGAGCGGGTGATCGGACAGGACAAAGCCATCGAGGCTATCGCCAACGCCGTACGGCGCAGCCGTGCCGGATTGCAGGACGCGCGCCGTCCGATCGGCTCGTTCATCTTCCTGGGAACGACCGGCGTCGGGAAAACCGAACTGGCCAAGGCACTGGCCGAATACCTGTTCAACGACGATACGATGATGACGCGTATCGATATGAGCGAGTATCAGGAGCGCCACAGCGTATCACGGCTAATCGGAGCGCCTCCGGGATATGTCGGTTACGACGAAGGAGGCCAGCTCACCGAAGCGGTGCGGCGCAAACCTTATTCGGTCGTGCTGCTCGACGAGATCGAGAAAGCCCACCCGGATGTATTCAACATCCTGCTCCAGGTGCTCGACGACGGCCGTCTGACCGATAACAAAGGACGTACGGTTGATTTCCGCAACACGATCATCATCATGACCTCGAACATCGGTTCGCCGATCATCGTTGAGAACTTTTCGAAGTATCACAACGAAACGCCGCCCGACGACGTGATCGAAAAGACACGCGACGAGGTGTTCGACCTGATGAAACAGACGATACGGCTCGAGTTCCTGAACCGGATCGACGAAATCGTAATGTTCACCCCGCTCACGAAGGACGATGTCCGGCAGATCGTCGTGCTGCAGCTCGCCCAGATCAACAGGATGCTCGGCGAGAACGGAATGCGGCTGGAGACCACCGACAAGGCGATCGACTGGCTGGCCGACAAAGGTTACGACCCGCTGTTCGGAGCGCGGCCCATCAAGCGTACATTGCAAAAGTACCTGGTCAACGAACTCTCGAAAGAGATTCTGCAAGGCACGGTAACCCGTGACACGGTGATCCATGTCGATGCGAACAAAGACGGCCTCGTTTTTAAGAATTAA
- the rpsT gene encoding 30S ribosomal protein S20, producing MANHQSSKKRMRQTEVKNTRNKYYHKTARNAMKALRNTSEKEAALVLLPKVTAMLDKLAKNNVIHKNKAANLKSSIQLHVNAL from the coding sequence ATGGCAAACCATCAGTCTTCGAAGAAAAGAATGCGCCAGACCGAGGTGAAAAACACCCGGAACAAGTATTACCATAAAACCGCCCGTAATGCGATGAAGGCATTGCGCAACACCTCTGAGAAAGAGGCAGCGCTCGTACTGCTCCCGAAGGTGACTGCCATGCTGGACAAATTGGCCAAGAATAACGTGATCCACAAGAACAAGGCCGCCAACCTCAAGAGCAGTATCCAACTGCACGTAAACGCGCTCTAG